The sequence CTTCTTGCAAGGGAAAGCCCCTCGCCTGCTTCCGATGTAGTAATCAACTCGAACTCCTCGCCGCCAAGCGCATTAACGAGCATCTCAGCGGTTAAATCGTCGTCGCAAACTATTAGCACTCTTTCTTTCATCGTTCCCCCGCCGTTTTTATAGATTTCGCCTGCCCCAATACAACGCATTCAAAGGGCACGACAAAACGCACTCGTTACAACTTATGCAGTGGCTGCTTTTTACGGTAAGCTCCCTTGTTATGTCAATCCCCATCGGGCAAACACGGCAAACATAGCAGTTTTTACATACCTCAAGGTTCAGCCTTACTTTGTAACGGGACAGCGGCACGAAAACCCCCATAAGCGCACCAAATGGACATATGTATCTGCAGAAACCTCTTCTTACACGAAGCGAAACAAAAACGAAAAATAAAAGCAAAACCAAAGTAACAGGTGGCACGCTCATTTTGAAAGCATTGCAGCTCCAATAAACTGGGCAGCCAAGAATGCAAAATAGCCGCTCAGTGGCAACAGTTCCGACAACAATGAAAATCAAAACTCCATACGAAAAGTATCTCATCCTCTCGTTCAGCCAATGGGGAATTTTTTTCGCGTTGATG comes from bacterium and encodes:
- a CDS encoding 4Fe-4S binding protein translates to MNRKHSAYKATAFLFKYPKRTIIQIISFAFFIILVFFVIGPHWVHTICPIAFFESPLLSLLKGTRIFWLAGIILGALAIASTIIIPRPFCGWVCPVGFVADIFGELGERLHINAKKIPHWLNERMRYFSYGVLIFIVVGTVATERLFCILGCPVYWSCNAFKMSVPPVTLVLLLFFVFVSLRVRRGFCRYICPFGALMGVFVPLSRYKVRLNLEVCKNCYVCRVCPMGIDITRELTVKSSHCISCNECVLSCPLNALYWGRRNL